GTGCTGCGGCAGTTCATGTACACGAAGTTCATCGTGGTGGTCGACGAAGACGTGAATCCGCGCGATTGGAAGGAAGTCGTGTGGGCCATGACCACCCGCATGGACCCCGTGCGCGACACCACCCTGGTGGAGCGCACGCCCATCGACTATCTGGATTTCGCTTCGCCGGTATCGGGCCTGGGCGGCAAGATGGGCCTGGACGCCACCAACAAGTGGCCGGGCGAGACCGACCGCGAGTGGGGCCGGCCCATCGTCATGGACACGGCCGTCAAGCAGAAGGTGGACGCGATATGGGGGCAGTTGGGTCTGTGACGGCGGGGTTTTCCGCGCCGCCCGGCCCGCCCCATTCCGCGCCCCGGCTGCCGGCCGGCGGCGCGCCATCCTCCTGGCGCGCCCGCCAGCCGCGATAGACCTGGAAGCCGACCACCGCAGCGGTGGCCAGTTTCAGCAAGCGCGAGCGCTTTCCGCGCAGAAAGATCGCCGACACCGTGGACATGATGACGGGATAGCGGCGAGCCATGGAAAACGCCCGCCACGCCAGCATGGACGCGTTGCCCACGCCGACGCGCGGCATCATGCCTTTGATCAGGCGCGAGGGGGACAAGGACTGCGTGAGGTCCGACACGCAGTGCACGAGCGATTCGCGCTCGACCGCCGCCCGGGCGCGAAGCAGCTCGATGCGGACCTGGCGGTCGACCGCCGGAGATACTTTGTTCATGCGGAAGTCTCCCGTCGCCGCCCCGCGGGCGAGTGGCGCTCGGCTTCGGCCCGCCGTTCGGCTTCCTCTTCCTCTTGCGCCGCGGCGCGCAAATGCCCGAGCAATTGCACGTCCCGCTTCAATTCATCCAGGGTGGCAGCGAAAGGCTTGGGCCCCAGAACGAGCGTGCGGCGCACGAGATAGATGAGGATCAGCCCCAGCACGGCATAGGCGGCGGCAAGCACGCCCAGCGCGATGTAGCGCTGATCGGTCGGCCAGAAATAGACGGCGACCAGAATGGAAAACACCAGGACCGCCAGCGTCAGGAACAGCAGCGCCCCGAAAGCGCAGCCCAGCAGCCGAAGCAGCCGGGCCCACTCCGTGGACGCTTCCAGCGCCAGCAATTCGAATCGCGTCCGCCCCAAATCGACCAAACTGGAGGCGACGCCAAGCAAGGATCTGCGGATAGCCATCGTCGCGGAAGGCGGCCGGCCGGCGAGCCGATGGGCCCGCCGTCCCGTTCGCCCGCTCCGGTCAGCGACGCGCAATCAGCAGGCCGAGCAGCAGGCCGGTCACGCCTGCAATGCCGATGGCCTGCCAAGGATTGTCGTGCACGTAGTCGTCGGTGGCGCGAGCCGCCTTGCGGCCGCGTTCCATGACGGCGTCCTGCACTTCGTACAAGGCTTCGCGGGTGCGCTTGAGCGAGGTCATCGCCCGGTCGCGCAATTCCGCAGCCTTGTCCCCCGTGCTGGCGGCGGCTTCGCGCAACAGGTTTTCGGCGTCGTTCAGGCTGCTTTTTACGCTATCGATGAGGTTCTCTTTAGCGCCCTCGGCGGAAGATTTCATATTCATGATCGCTCCTTTCTTGTTGCATGACCTGGACGAAACAATGATACCAGCGGCGTTTGGTCTCAAGATGGGTATTGCTACCGTCTGCTACCGCACGCCGCGCGCCTGCCACGCTGTTTATTTGATCTTCGTGATTTCAACGGCGGACTTCGCGCCCTGCTGATCGATGTCCTGCCGCATGACCAGATTCACCGCCGGACAGTACCAGTCCGTGACGGTGGTGTTGAGCGCCGGAATGGGAATGGTCAGTCCCTGGAACGTCGCCATGGTCGGATCGGTGTCGCGGCGATAGGAAATGGGCCAGCACGACTGCTTGCCCAGCGCGGTATCCATGGAGCGCCGCGCGCCGACAGTTTTCTCGCCGATGCGTACTGTCGTGCTGGGGGCCCCGCCTACCGGGGCTTCCTTGCCGATTCGCAGGCGGAAGCTCGAGCCCGGCAGCTTCTGGCCGGCGCCGGAGATCTTGCCGTCGTATGCGAAAAGACCCAGCATGCGCAAATCGAACTGGCCATCCGAAGCGGGTTTCTCGCCGGCGTTTTCGTAGCGCACGAAAGTGGCCTTGCCGCTGCGCACGGTCATCAGGTAATCCAGTTTGGATTTACCCGGCGGCAGGCCCGCGTAGGAGAAAGTCGCCACGCCGGTCACCCGGGCCCGGCAATTCTCTCCATTGCTTTTGGTTACTTCGCTGAACGTCAGATCGGCGC
The sequence above is a segment of the Bordetella genomosp. 9 genome. Coding sequences within it:
- a CDS encoding phage holin family protein produces the protein MAIRRSLLGVASSLVDLGRTRFELLALEASTEWARLLRLLGCAFGALLFLTLAVLVFSILVAVYFWPTDQRYIALGVLAAAYAVLGLILIYLVRRTLVLGPKPFAATLDELKRDVQLLGHLRAAAQEEEEAERRAEAERHSPAGRRRETSA
- a CDS encoding DUF883 family protein; its protein translation is MNMKSSAEGAKENLIDSVKSSLNDAENLLREAAASTGDKAAELRDRAMTSLKRTREALYEVQDAVMERGRKAARATDDYVHDNPWQAIGIAGVTGLLLGLLIARR